One genomic window of Coregonus clupeaformis isolate EN_2021a chromosome 12, ASM2061545v1, whole genome shotgun sequence includes the following:
- the LOC121577666 gene encoding microfibrillar-associated protein 2, whose translation MRVLLLLSMPVLLLAQPPLYQEHFPFLEDYDPDYFPENPDADVQQQVLLQGPRPFPGPERPSPSEPETEPTEPGPLDCREEQYPCTRLYSIHKPCKQCLNSLCFYSLQRVYVINKEVCVRTVCAHEELLRADMCRDQFSRCGVAAVSGQCGSLGSSCGKSCGGC comes from the exons ATGAGAGTCCTCCTACTGCTCTCCATGCCAG TCCTTCTGCTAGCCCAGCCCCCCCTCTACCAAGAACACTTTCCTTTCCTGG AGGACTATGACCCTGATTATTTTCCAG aGAATCCTGACGCGGATGTCCAGCAGCAGGTCCTGTTACAGGGTCCTCGACCATTCCCTGGGCCTGAACGTCCTAGTCCATCTG AGCCAGAGACAGAGCCCACAGAACCTGGCCCTCTAG ATTGCAGAGAGGAGCAGTACCCCTGCACCAGACTCTACTCAATTCACAAGCCATGCAAACAGTGTCTGAATAGCCTCTGTTTCTACAG CTTGCAAAGGGTGTATGTGATCAACAAGGAGGTGTGTGTCAGGACCGTGTGTGCGCATGAAGAGCTTCTAAGAG CTGACATGTGCCGTGACCAGTTCTCTCGTTGTGGTGTAGCTGCAGTGAGTGGCCAGTGTGGGTCACTGGGTAGCAGCTGTGGGAAGAGCTGTGGAGGCTGTTGA